One genomic window of Arthrobacter sp. KBS0703 includes the following:
- a CDS encoding NAD-dependent succinate-semialdehyde dehydrogenase, with product MPDAGAAHKPATRIADEGVTVSVNTQSTVTAERESELLASVPTGLLINGEWRPAASGKTFDVEDPSTGKVLLSIADASAEDGMAALDAAAAAQDSWAKVPARERGEILRRAFELVTERAEDFALLMTLEMGKPLAEARGEVTYGAEFLRWFSEESVRAFGRYSVSPEGKTRLLVQKKPVGPSLLITPWNFPLAMATRKVAPAVAAGCTMVLKSANLTPLTSQLFAAVMLEAGLPAGVLNVIPTSTAGATTGPLIKDARLRKLSFTGSTEVGRRLLSDASENVLRTSMELGGNAPFVVFEDADVDAAVAGAMIAKLRNMGEACTAANRFIVHESVADEFAEKFAAKMADMTTARGTEPESKVGPLIDAKSRDKVHELVSDALASGATAVVGGAPVDGPGYFYQPTILKGVTEGTRILSEEIFGPVAPIITFSSEDEAVRLANNTEYGLVAYVFTRDLNRGIRMGERLETGMLGLNAGVVSNAAAPFGGVKQSGLGREGGLEGIEEYLYTQYIGIADPYAG from the coding sequence ATGCCGGATGCCGGAGCTGCACACAAACCCGCAACCCGAATTGCTGACGAGGGAGTCACCGTGTCTGTAAATACACAGTCCACTGTTACCGCAGAACGTGAAAGCGAACTGCTCGCATCTGTTCCCACCGGCCTGCTCATCAATGGTGAGTGGCGTCCGGCGGCGTCAGGCAAAACCTTCGACGTCGAAGACCCCTCAACCGGCAAAGTGCTGCTGAGCATCGCCGATGCCTCCGCCGAAGACGGGATGGCCGCCCTTGATGCCGCCGCGGCCGCGCAGGATTCCTGGGCCAAGGTGCCCGCGCGCGAGCGCGGCGAGATCCTGCGCCGGGCATTTGAGCTGGTCACCGAGCGCGCGGAGGACTTCGCACTGCTCATGACCCTGGAGATGGGCAAACCGCTGGCCGAGGCCCGCGGCGAGGTCACCTACGGTGCTGAATTCCTGCGCTGGTTCTCCGAGGAATCAGTCCGGGCTTTCGGCCGCTACTCGGTCTCGCCGGAGGGCAAGACCCGCCTGCTCGTGCAGAAGAAGCCCGTTGGACCCTCGCTGCTGATCACGCCGTGGAACTTCCCGCTGGCCATGGCCACGCGCAAGGTGGCCCCTGCCGTGGCCGCCGGCTGCACCATGGTGCTCAAGTCCGCCAACCTCACTCCGCTGACCTCCCAGTTGTTCGCCGCCGTCATGCTGGAAGCCGGCCTGCCCGCCGGTGTCCTCAACGTCATCCCCACGTCCACCGCCGGTGCCACCACGGGGCCGCTGATCAAGGACGCCCGGCTGCGCAAACTGTCCTTCACCGGCTCCACCGAGGTGGGCCGACGCCTCCTGTCCGACGCCTCGGAGAATGTCCTGCGGACCTCGATGGAACTTGGCGGCAATGCCCCGTTTGTCGTGTTCGAGGACGCCGATGTCGATGCCGCCGTCGCCGGTGCCATGATCGCGAAACTGCGCAACATGGGCGAGGCCTGCACCGCTGCGAACCGGTTCATCGTGCACGAATCCGTTGCCGACGAGTTTGCCGAGAAGTTCGCGGCCAAGATGGCGGACATGACCACCGCCCGCGGCACCGAGCCCGAGTCCAAGGTGGGCCCGCTGATCGACGCCAAGAGCCGGGACAAGGTTCACGAGCTGGTCAGCGATGCCCTCGCCTCCGGCGCCACCGCCGTTGTCGGCGGAGCTCCCGTGGACGGGCCGGGCTACTTCTACCAGCCCACGATCCTCAAGGGCGTCACCGAGGGCACCCGGATCCTGTCCGAGGAAATCTTCGGACCCGTCGCGCCGATCATCACGTTCTCCTCCGAGGACGAGGCCGTCCGCCTGGCCAACAACACCGAATACGGCCTGGTGGCCTACGTCTTCACGAGGGACCTCAACCGCGGTATCCGGATGGGCGAGCGCCTCGAAACCGGCATGCTCGGCCTGAACGCGGGCGTCGTCTCCAACGCGGCTGCGCCGTTCGGCGGCGTCAAGCAGTCCGGGCTGGGACGTGAAGGCGGACTCGAAGGCATCGAGGAGTACCTTTACACCCAGTACATCGGCATCGCCGACCCCTACGCCGGCTAG
- the rsmI gene encoding 16S rRNA (cytidine(1402)-2'-O)-methyltransferase, whose translation MVLAATPIGNVGDASARLIELLSSADIVAAEDTRRLHRLVQSLDVTVAGRVISYHEHNEATKTAELLEQVRTGKTLVMVTDAGMPSVSDPGFRLVEGAVAAGLTVTAVPGPSAVLTALALSGLPTDRFCFEGFLPRKAGERASRLADLDAERRTMVFFEAPHRLEVMLRALHERFGPDRKAAVCRELTKTYEEVIRGSLRELLQWAESSEVRGEIAVVVGGAPERAPGTPEDSVAAVNELVSQGIRLKDAVAAVAEEARVSKRELYAAVLAAR comes from the coding sequence ATTGTCCTGGCGGCCACGCCCATCGGCAACGTCGGCGACGCGTCCGCGCGGCTCATCGAGCTGCTGTCCTCCGCTGACATCGTCGCCGCCGAGGACACCAGGCGCCTGCACCGGCTGGTCCAGAGCCTGGACGTCACCGTCGCCGGCCGCGTCATCAGCTACCACGAGCACAACGAAGCCACCAAGACAGCGGAGCTGCTGGAGCAGGTCCGCACAGGGAAAACGCTGGTCATGGTCACCGACGCCGGGATGCCTTCGGTTTCCGATCCCGGCTTCCGGCTCGTCGAAGGGGCAGTAGCCGCGGGGCTCACTGTCACGGCCGTTCCCGGACCCTCCGCCGTGCTCACGGCACTGGCACTCTCCGGACTTCCCACGGACCGCTTCTGCTTCGAGGGATTCCTGCCGCGGAAGGCCGGTGAACGCGCGTCGCGGCTGGCGGATCTCGACGCCGAGCGCCGCACCATGGTCTTCTTCGAGGCGCCGCACCGGCTCGAGGTCATGCTGCGGGCGCTGCACGAGCGCTTCGGGCCGGACCGTAAGGCGGCGGTCTGCCGTGAGCTGACCAAGACTTATGAGGAGGTCATCCGCGGCTCCCTGCGCGAACTTCTGCAGTGGGCGGAAAGCAGCGAGGTCCGGGGGGAGATCGCCGTCGTCGTGGGAGGCGCGCCGGAACGGGCCCCCGGGACACCGGAGGATAGCGTGGCGGCCGTCAATGAACTGGTTTCGCAGGGCATCCGGCTCAAGGATGCCGTGGCCGCCGTGGCCGAAGAGGCCCGCGTCAGCAAGCGCGAGCTCTATGCCGCGGTGCTCGCTGCCAGGTAA
- a CDS encoding TIGR01906 family membrane protein, producing MPQRPPSPARGACLLYTSPLPTSALQMRPPREDVERRNAEREQAANAKPVLPRILQVLLAVFYPVILLVLAVRAVTSPLFLWVEYHRPGFPGDGYGFNADDRMTYGSYAVDYLSNWSGPRYLGELVNRSGDKLFKDGEVSHMADVKLVILSTFGAGALLALISIAAVIYLRRRTQGGVRRGLFAGSVVTLVIILGLGTLAALGWQQFFTEFHRIFFANGSWTFALEDTLIRLFPGQFWIDAGIVIAALVLVTAVVTLVLTWPTRRRRGLPKPVKKDGKEDAGEAGTDEDAEAGADQPSRL from the coding sequence ATGCCGCAGCGTCCACCGTCCCCCGCCCGCGGCGCCTGTCTCTTATACACATCTCCCCTGCCCACCTCCGCGCTCCAGATGCGTCCGCCGCGCGAGGACGTGGAGCGACGCAACGCCGAACGCGAACAGGCAGCGAACGCCAAGCCGGTGCTGCCGCGGATCCTGCAGGTCCTGTTGGCAGTCTTCTACCCGGTGATCCTCCTTGTCCTGGCCGTGCGCGCCGTGACCAGCCCGCTCTTCCTGTGGGTCGAGTACCACCGGCCGGGTTTCCCGGGCGATGGCTATGGCTTCAACGCCGACGACCGCATGACCTACGGTTCCTACGCCGTGGACTACCTGAGCAACTGGTCGGGCCCGCGCTACTTGGGCGAACTGGTCAACCGCAGCGGCGACAAGCTGTTCAAGGACGGCGAAGTTAGCCACATGGCCGACGTCAAGCTCGTGATCCTCTCGACTTTCGGCGCCGGAGCACTCCTGGCGCTCATCAGCATCGCGGCTGTCATTTACCTGCGCCGCCGCACCCAAGGCGGCGTCCGCCGCGGGCTGTTCGCCGGTTCCGTCGTCACCCTGGTCATCATCTTGGGCCTCGGCACGCTGGCCGCGCTCGGCTGGCAGCAGTTCTTCACGGAATTCCACCGCATCTTCTTCGCCAACGGCTCCTGGACGTTTGCCCTGGAAGACACGCTGATCCGGCTCTTCCCGGGGCAGTTCTGGATCGACGCCGGCATCGTCATCGCGGCACTCGTCCTGGTCACCGCCGTCGTGACCCTGGTTCTGACCTGGCCGACCCGCCGGCGCCGCGGATTGCCCAAGCCCGTCAAGAAGGACGGCAAGGAAGACGCCGGAGAAGCCGGCACGGACGAAGACGCCGAAGCCGGTGCGGACCAGCCCTCCCGGCTGTAA
- a CDS encoding stage II sporulation protein M, with amino-acid sequence MDMDAFSAVNSDTWSRLHFLAHKRRLSGADADELLRLYQATSAHLSLLRSTGAESGLSASLSATLAQARTRFTGARSNFLADLAKFFVVSLPAALFRIRWLTLACGIVFCIIGCAYAWWIGTSPEALRAVASEDEVRRYVEEDFIDYYSENPAASFAGAVWTNNAWISAQAVALGITGFWVPMILLSNAQGVGVAAGIFAAVGKADVFFSYILPHGLMELTAVFVACAAGLRIFWAMVSPGPRTRSRAVAAEGRSMITVALGLVLVLLVSGLVEGFVTPSDLPVWGKISIGGAVLVAFWLYILVCGGRAYRAGARGDLDAQDAGYGEIAA; translated from the coding sequence GTGGACATGGATGCCTTCTCCGCCGTCAACTCGGACACGTGGTCGAGACTGCATTTCCTCGCGCACAAGCGGCGTCTCAGCGGCGCTGACGCCGACGAACTCTTGCGCCTCTACCAGGCGACTTCCGCACACCTGTCCCTGCTGCGGTCCACCGGCGCAGAAAGCGGTCTCTCGGCGTCGCTATCGGCCACGCTTGCGCAGGCGCGCACGCGATTCACCGGCGCACGGTCGAATTTCCTGGCGGACCTTGCGAAGTTCTTCGTCGTCTCCCTGCCCGCCGCCTTGTTCCGAATCCGCTGGCTGACGCTTGCCTGCGGAATCGTGTTCTGCATCATCGGCTGCGCATATGCCTGGTGGATCGGAACGTCCCCCGAGGCCCTGCGGGCCGTTGCGTCGGAGGACGAGGTCCGGCGGTATGTGGAGGAGGACTTCATCGACTACTACTCGGAGAACCCGGCCGCCTCGTTCGCAGGGGCTGTGTGGACCAACAACGCCTGGATCAGTGCGCAGGCGGTGGCTCTGGGCATCACCGGATTCTGGGTCCCCATGATCCTGCTTTCCAATGCGCAGGGGGTGGGAGTGGCTGCCGGCATCTTCGCCGCGGTGGGAAAGGCGGACGTCTTCTTCAGCTACATCCTGCCGCACGGACTGATGGAACTGACGGCGGTCTTCGTGGCATGTGCCGCGGGACTGAGGATCTTCTGGGCGATGGTGTCGCCGGGTCCGCGGACCAGGTCCCGCGCCGTGGCCGCTGAGGGGCGTTCCATGATTACCGTGGCCCTGGGACTGGTCCTGGTGCTGTTGGTGTCGGGACTGGTGGAGGGCTTCGTTACGCCCAGCGACCTGCCGGTGTGGGGGAAGATCAGCATTGGCGGGGCCGTGCTGGTCGCCTTCTGGCTATACATACTCGTCTGCGGCGGCAGGGCATACCGGGCCGGGGCGAGGGGCGACCTTGACGCCCAAGACGCCGGCTACGGAGAAATAGCCGCGTGA
- a CDS encoding RDD family protein, producing MSPLITGEAVVLELRPASFAARAMGLLLDVLAHTALLVGILLAVAAAGDELDQAAVQALILVSVVFCLVIVPAAVETLTRGLSLGKLAAGMRIVRDDGGAIRFRHAVIRALIGFLEIYLTFGGIAIVVALFDDRSRRLGDIVAGTYSLRRRVPVEPPVVAVTPRYLHAWAAAADIGRIPDALGRRAAQFVRQAPRMSPLSRSGMAASLASEVAAFVAPAPPSGTTPDDYLAAVLAERRSRELRRLEQARKQSGRIGERLHRLPFSAGRDTPAG from the coding sequence TTGAGTCCACTCATCACAGGCGAGGCAGTTGTCCTTGAACTGCGCCCGGCGTCCTTTGCGGCCCGCGCCATGGGGCTGCTGCTTGACGTCCTGGCGCATACCGCATTGCTGGTGGGGATCCTGCTGGCAGTGGCCGCCGCGGGCGATGAATTGGACCAGGCTGCCGTGCAGGCGCTCATCCTGGTCAGCGTGGTGTTCTGTCTCGTCATTGTTCCTGCGGCCGTGGAAACTCTGACCCGGGGCCTTTCGCTCGGAAAGCTGGCCGCCGGGATGCGGATCGTGCGGGACGACGGCGGGGCGATCCGCTTCCGCCACGCGGTCATCCGGGCATTGATTGGCTTCCTGGAGATCTACCTGACGTTCGGCGGAATCGCGATTGTCGTTGCCCTGTTCGATGACAGGTCGCGGCGGCTCGGCGACATTGTGGCCGGAACATATTCGCTGCGCCGACGCGTCCCGGTGGAGCCGCCGGTCGTGGCGGTCACCCCGCGGTATCTTCACGCCTGGGCGGCCGCGGCGGACATTGGCCGGATCCCGGATGCCCTGGGCCGCCGCGCGGCACAGTTCGTCCGGCAGGCACCACGGATGTCTCCGCTGTCACGCAGCGGAATGGCAGCGTCCCTTGCATCGGAAGTGGCCGCCTTCGTGGCCCCGGCTCCGCCGTCCGGCACGACTCCCGACGATTACCTTGCGGCGGTCCTTGCCGAGCGCCGCAGCCGCGAGCTCCGGCGCCTCGAGCAAGCCAGGAAACAGAGCGGCAGGATCGGCGAACGCCTCCACCGCCTCCCCTTCAGCGCCGGCCGGGACACCCCCGCGGGCTAA
- a CDS encoding Ig-like domain-containing protein — protein MTDKNTRKIGKILAVVALCAAVAAGGIGVATAPGWANPAPESEASTPVRNEPGLAAPVVKAVELGVTPTDGAKGVNPAVAPSVKAVNGLVKDVVLAPTSGGAPVKGTVSADGSTWTTLDPLLFNTAYCYSFTIVDEAGRETKRSQTFHTVESANEADAAVYPENGSTVGAGQPIDIVFSEPVANKAAVEKAVKITVSSKQPVAWHWYSDQRARIRPEKFWASNSRVSLDMKLFGVDFGNKMIGNFNAKVQFKVGTQRLAVVDDITKTMKVYFDGKLVKTAPVTLGNPEWRSPTGYAVILQQERRSKFNAGSIGLKPGDKGYYPPLTVEYANRLTWSGVYVHQALESAWSYVGVSNVSHGCVGLLPADAVWFFNNMKTGDVVQVLNTGAAAVEPLEGYGDWNIPWAQYAKR, from the coding sequence ATGACGGATAAGAACACGCGGAAGATCGGCAAGATCCTCGCCGTCGTGGCGCTCTGCGCTGCGGTTGCCGCAGGAGGAATCGGTGTCGCCACCGCGCCGGGCTGGGCAAACCCCGCGCCCGAATCCGAGGCTTCCACGCCCGTCCGCAATGAGCCCGGACTGGCCGCCCCCGTGGTCAAGGCCGTCGAACTGGGTGTCACGCCCACGGACGGCGCCAAGGGCGTCAACCCGGCGGTGGCACCATCGGTGAAGGCCGTAAACGGACTCGTCAAGGACGTGGTGCTGGCGCCCACTTCGGGCGGAGCGCCGGTCAAGGGCACGGTGAGTGCCGACGGCAGCACGTGGACCACCCTGGACCCGCTGCTCTTCAACACGGCCTACTGCTACAGTTTCACGATCGTGGATGAGGCGGGCCGGGAAACCAAGAGGAGCCAGACCTTCCACACGGTTGAAAGCGCCAACGAGGCGGACGCCGCCGTCTATCCGGAGAACGGCTCCACCGTCGGGGCGGGGCAGCCCATCGACATCGTCTTCAGCGAACCTGTGGCCAACAAGGCCGCCGTGGAGAAGGCAGTGAAGATCACCGTTTCCTCCAAGCAGCCCGTGGCCTGGCACTGGTACTCGGACCAGCGCGCCCGCATCCGGCCAGAGAAGTTCTGGGCGTCCAACAGCCGGGTCAGCCTGGACATGAAGCTCTTCGGCGTCGACTTCGGCAACAAGATGATCGGCAACTTCAATGCCAAGGTGCAGTTCAAGGTCGGCACGCAGCGCCTGGCGGTCGTGGACGACATCACCAAGACCATGAAGGTCTATTTCGACGGCAAGCTCGTCAAGACTGCTCCCGTCACTCTGGGCAATCCCGAATGGCGGTCACCCACGGGTTACGCCGTCATCCTGCAGCAGGAACGGCGTTCCAAGTTCAACGCCGGCAGCATCGGCCTCAAGCCGGGGGACAAAGGCTACTACCCGCCGCTCACCGTGGAGTACGCCAACAGGCTCACGTGGTCCGGTGTCTACGTCCACCAGGCCCTTGAGTCTGCGTGGAGCTACGTGGGGGTCTCCAACGTGTCGCACGGCTGCGTGGGGCTGCTGCCCGCGGACGCCGTGTGGTTCTTCAACAACATGAAGACAGGGGACGTGGTCCAGGTCCTCAACACCGGCGCGGCGGCCGTCGAGCCGCTCGAAGGCTACGGTGACTGGAACATCCCCTGGGCGCAGTACGCCAAACGTTAG
- the ahcY gene encoding adenosylhomocysteinase, with translation MTLDYKVADISLAEAGRHQIRLAEHEMPGLMSLRREFGPSQPLKGARIAGSLHMTVQTAVLIETLTALGAEVRWASCNIFSTQDEAAAAVVVGKGTVEDPQGVPVFAWKGETLEEYWWTAEQILTWPGADTNPELGPNMILDDGGDATLLVHRGVEFEAAGAVPAAGANDPEEYGIVLDLLRRTLAEDPKKWTRLAAGIHGVSEETTTGVHRLYQLAEQGKLLFPAINVNDSVTKSKFDNKYGIRHSLPDGLNRATDVLIGGKVAVVCGYGDVGKGAAEALRGQGARVIVTEIDPICALQAAMDGYQVAKLETVLAQGDIFITTTGNKDVIMAEHMVGMKNKAIVGNIGHFDNEIDMAGLGRVPGIRKVEIKPQVHEWVFEGDAADGAEARSIIVLSEGRLLNLGNATGHPSFVMSNSFANQTIAQIELFTKKDQPAGAREYDNQVYVLPKILDEKVARLHLGALGVELTGLSKDQADYLDVDVAGPYKPEHYRY, from the coding sequence ATGACTCTCGATTACAAGGTTGCCGACATCTCCCTGGCCGAGGCCGGACGCCACCAGATCCGCCTCGCCGAGCACGAAATGCCCGGACTGATGTCCCTGCGCCGGGAATTCGGGCCCAGCCAGCCGCTGAAGGGCGCACGCATCGCGGGTTCGCTGCACATGACCGTGCAGACGGCCGTCCTCATCGAGACCCTGACCGCGCTCGGCGCCGAGGTCCGCTGGGCATCCTGCAACATCTTCTCCACCCAGGACGAGGCCGCGGCCGCCGTCGTGGTCGGCAAGGGCACCGTCGAGGACCCGCAGGGTGTTCCGGTCTTCGCCTGGAAGGGCGAGACCCTCGAGGAATACTGGTGGACTGCCGAGCAGATCCTCACCTGGCCGGGCGCCGACACGAACCCCGAGCTGGGGCCGAACATGATTCTCGACGACGGCGGCGACGCCACGCTGCTGGTGCACCGCGGTGTCGAGTTCGAGGCTGCCGGCGCCGTTCCGGCCGCCGGGGCCAACGATCCCGAGGAATACGGCATCGTCCTTGACCTCCTGCGCCGGACCCTGGCCGAGGACCCGAAGAAGTGGACACGCCTCGCCGCAGGAATCCACGGCGTCAGCGAGGAAACCACCACCGGCGTGCACCGCCTCTACCAGCTGGCCGAGCAAGGCAAGCTGCTCTTCCCCGCCATCAACGTCAACGACTCCGTGACCAAGAGCAAGTTCGACAACAAATACGGGATCCGTCACTCGCTGCCGGACGGCCTCAACCGGGCCACCGACGTCCTGATCGGCGGCAAGGTCGCCGTCGTCTGCGGTTACGGCGACGTCGGAAAGGGCGCCGCCGAGGCGCTCCGCGGCCAGGGCGCCCGGGTGATCGTCACCGAGATCGATCCCATCTGTGCGCTGCAGGCGGCCATGGACGGCTACCAGGTGGCAAAGCTTGAGACTGTTCTGGCGCAGGGTGACATCTTCATCACCACCACGGGCAACAAGGACGTCATCATGGCCGAGCACATGGTCGGGATGAAGAACAAGGCCATCGTGGGCAACATCGGCCACTTCGACAACGAGATCGACATGGCGGGCCTCGGCCGGGTTCCCGGCATCAGGAAGGTCGAAATCAAGCCCCAGGTCCACGAATGGGTCTTCGAAGGCGACGCCGCGGACGGCGCCGAAGCACGGTCCATCATCGTCCTCTCCGAGGGACGGCTCCTGAACCTGGGCAACGCGACCGGCCACCCGTCGTTCGTCATGAGCAACTCCTTCGCGAACCAGACGATCGCCCAGATCGAGCTGTTCACGAAGAAGGACCAGCCTGCGGGCGCGAGGGAATACGACAACCAGGTCTATGTCCTGCCGAAGATCCTCGACGAGAAGGTGGCCCGGCTGCACCTCGGTGCGCTGGGCGTAGAACTGACCGGGCTGTCCAAGGACCAGGCTGACTACCTCGACGTGGACGTGGCCGGTCCGTACAAGCCCGAGCACTACCGCTACTAG
- a CDS encoding Trm112 family protein → MPKISPELLSVLRCPVTGSALTQEGEELVSTAPADNGEPMRYAIEDGIPLLLPPELVAAANAARSDQHDGPATAAPTA, encoded by the coding sequence ATGCCAAAGATCAGTCCTGAACTGTTGTCCGTCCTGCGGTGCCCGGTCACCGGATCGGCCCTGACCCAGGAAGGCGAGGAGCTCGTCTCAACCGCCCCGGCAGACAATGGCGAACCGATGCGCTACGCCATTGAAGACGGCATTCCCCTGCTCCTTCCCCCCGAACTCGTCGCCGCGGCCAACGCTGCCCGTTCGGACCAGCACGACGGCCCCGCGACGGCCGCACCCACCGCCTAA
- a CDS encoding DUF3499 domain-containing protein, whose protein sequence is MATLTYVYADSTAVLGPLATYAEPHCYDLCEQHAGSLTVPRGWEVLRLAMPSQRPQPGPDDLLALADAVREAASRPDVYKRQDSPCARAARHAFSARGARQHGGCPPGPSACPARTVLTPNWR, encoded by the coding sequence GTGGCAACTTTGACGTACGTCTACGCAGATTCCACGGCGGTCCTCGGACCGCTGGCCACCTACGCGGAGCCGCATTGTTACGATCTCTGCGAGCAGCATGCCGGCTCCCTGACCGTGCCGCGGGGCTGGGAAGTCCTGCGCCTAGCGATGCCGTCGCAGCGGCCACAGCCCGGCCCGGATGACTTGCTGGCGCTGGCCGACGCCGTGCGCGAGGCGGCCTCCCGGCCAGATGTGTATAAGAGACAGGACAGCCCCTGCGCAAGGGCAGCGCGGCACGCATTCAGCGCTCGAGGCGCCCGCCAGCACGGAGGGTGCCCGCCGGGGCCATCTGCGTGTCCTGCGCGAACCGTCCTGACGCCGAACTGGCGGTAG
- a CDS encoding metallopeptidase family protein — MQSSHHDSGFTVRLADPDAPLNATGSVPARSFVQRRRNRHGRGLRGELMLPTLPAYRTRSDRFDEFVMDSAQRLHDIWGKPLDGVRFAVEEIPPNLEQLVADRSPAPLGSYTPATEDEGPVITLFRRVVEQACPVPEELQDLVHDVVVEHTAEMLGVAPETLDPVYRRRY, encoded by the coding sequence ATGCAGTCATCGCACCATGATTCGGGTTTTACGGTCCGGTTGGCTGACCCCGACGCTCCCCTAAACGCCACCGGCTCTGTTCCCGCGCGAAGCTTTGTGCAGCGCCGGCGCAACCGGCACGGACGCGGGCTCCGCGGCGAACTGATGCTGCCCACGCTGCCCGCTTACCGGACGCGCTCGGACCGGTTCGACGAATTCGTCATGGACTCCGCCCAGCGCCTCCACGACATCTGGGGCAAGCCGCTCGACGGCGTGCGGTTCGCCGTCGAGGAGATCCCGCCGAACCTGGAGCAGCTCGTGGCCGACAGATCGCCGGCCCCCCTTGGCTCCTACACGCCCGCCACCGAGGACGAGGGACCCGTCATTACGCTGTTCCGCAGGGTGGTTGAACAGGCGTGCCCGGTCCCGGAAGAACTTCAGGACCTCGTGCACGACGTTGTGGTCGAACACACTGCTGAAATGCTCGGCGTGGCGCCGGAGACCCTGGACCCTGTTTACCGCCGCCGCTACTGA
- a CDS encoding DUF5719 family protein: protein MHKEENDAGTPAASSPAPSEGVGVRSEERAKPAKKGRRPARRGMVTGLLSAVAILAAGGGLVSAASLAPQPASDRRLEIPLASVPAGSSQDVCPGPAKLLEGTPVGTDPQFSPVSATARSSVSAAVVSAAGGSLPGSRLSALGGSELLRIADVPGSATAPAGASGQLAGIVAQRSVEDVSVLSADALGNRQPSAAAVMNYTATDGDLQGSAAAACQAPSNDLWLTGANTAVGRSSVLNMTNASTTPATVSLELFGKSGQIKAPGSRGLLVAPKSTRSIVLAGLAPGEERLSVHARSTGGPVSAFIQQSVLRGLTPGGVDFIAPGTAPAARQVMTGIDIQDPDGLAALTAAPGYLDAAPSLQITVPGPIDAVVEVKLFGSAGQKALPGGGVVTAKAGTVTEVPLAGVPAGQYTVSATSDVTIVAGARVNRGLKASQSSDFGWAPSTAQLGSQHVVPVPQDGERLLVFGALDDRATISYTPITADGKLRPAASANIAGGTTTSLKVPAEIGKSPVVAYVVSASGGAAYGTVLLEREGRNDVSTVAIAPGAEGQEKVKVTLGQ from the coding sequence ATGCATAAGGAAGAGAACGACGCCGGAACACCGGCAGCGTCTTCACCGGCACCCTCCGAAGGAGTCGGCGTCCGCAGCGAAGAACGGGCGAAACCTGCAAAAAAGGGCAGGCGCCCCGCACGCCGCGGCATGGTTACCGGCCTGCTGTCGGCGGTAGCGATTCTGGCGGCCGGGGGCGGCCTGGTCTCAGCTGCCTCCCTCGCTCCGCAGCCCGCCAGTGACCGCCGGCTCGAGATCCCGCTGGCTTCCGTTCCTGCGGGCAGCAGCCAGGATGTGTGCCCCGGCCCGGCGAAGCTGCTCGAAGGAACGCCGGTGGGGACGGACCCGCAGTTCAGTCCGGTATCGGCCACGGCCCGGAGTTCCGTCTCGGCGGCCGTCGTCAGCGCGGCCGGCGGTTCGCTGCCCGGAAGTAGGCTGTCCGCACTGGGCGGCTCGGAACTGCTGCGCATTGCTGACGTTCCCGGCAGTGCGACAGCTCCGGCGGGCGCGTCCGGCCAGCTCGCCGGCATCGTCGCCCAGCGGAGCGTGGAGGACGTCAGCGTCCTGAGTGCCGACGCGCTGGGCAACCGGCAGCCGTCCGCAGCCGCCGTCATGAACTACACGGCTACGGACGGGGACCTGCAAGGGTCAGCCGCCGCTGCGTGCCAGGCGCCGTCGAACGACCTCTGGCTTACGGGGGCCAATACGGCAGTGGGCCGCAGCAGTGTCCTGAACATGACCAACGCCTCCACCACGCCAGCCACGGTCAGCCTGGAGCTTTTTGGCAAGAGCGGCCAGATCAAGGCCCCCGGCAGCAGGGGGCTGCTGGTTGCTCCGAAATCCACCCGCTCCATTGTGCTGGCAGGCCTGGCCCCCGGTGAAGAGCGGTTAAGCGTCCACGCCCGCAGCACGGGCGGACCGGTCAGCGCATTCATCCAGCAGAGCGTGCTGCGGGGTCTGACGCCGGGAGGGGTCGATTTCATTGCCCCCGGGACCGCGCCGGCGGCCCGCCAGGTCATGACGGGAATCGACATCCAGGACCCGGACGGGCTGGCAGCGCTCACCGCCGCGCCAGGCTACCTCGACGCCGCACCTTCCCTCCAGATCACCGTTCCGGGGCCCATTGATGCCGTGGTGGAGGTCAAGCTCTTCGGGAGCGCCGGGCAGAAGGCGCTGCCCGGCGGTGGCGTCGTTACCGCCAAGGCCGGGACGGTGACGGAGGTTCCACTGGCCGGCGTTCCGGCCGGCCAGTACACCGTGTCGGCGACGTCGGATGTGACCATCGTGGCCGGCGCCCGCGTGAACCGGGGCCTGAAGGCCAGCCAAAGTTCGGATTTTGGTTGGGCGCCGTCAACGGCCCAGCTCGGCAGCCAGCATGTTGTGCCGGTTCCGCAGGACGGCGAGCGGCTGCTCGTATTCGGGGCGCTGGATGACCGGGCCACCATTTCCTACACCCCCATCACTGCCGACGGCAAGCTCCGTCCCGCCGCCAGCGCGAACATCGCCGGGGGCACCACGACGTCCCTGAAGGTGCCGGCCGAAATCGGAAAGTCACCGGTCGTCGCCTACGTGGTGTCCGCCTCCGGCGGCGCGGCCTACGGCACGGTCCTCCTTGAGCGGGAGGGCCGCAACGACGTCTCCACGGTCGCCATCGCTCCCGGCGCCGAGGGGCAGGAAAAAGTGAAGGTGACGCTGGGCCAGTAG